A stretch of the Panthera uncia isolate 11264 chromosome D1, Puncia_PCG_1.0, whole genome shotgun sequence genome encodes the following:
- the CD248 gene encoding endosialin, which translates to MLLRLLLAWAAAVPTLGQAPWAAEPRAICGPGSCYALFPRRRTFLEAWRACRELGGDLATPRTPEEAQRVDSLVGAGPASRLLWIGLQRQARQCQPQRPLRGFTWTTGDQDTAFTNWAQPATGGPCPAQRCAALEASGEHRWLEGSCTLAVDGYLCQFGFEGSCPALPDEAGQAGPAVYTTPFHLVSTDFEWLPFGSVAAVPCQAGREASLLCVKQPEGRVGWSRAGPLCPGTGCGPDNGGCEHECVEEVDGRVSCRCAEGFRLAADGRSCEDPCAHAPCEQQCEPGGPQGYSCHCRLGFRPAEDEPHRCVDTDECQIAGVCQQMCVNYVGGFECYCSEGHELEADGISCSPAGATGARASQDLGDELLDDGEDEEDEHEAWETFDGGWTEVPGIPWMEATQPPDFGLAYRPSFPEEGEHRMPYLDPTWPPPLSAPRGPYHSSVLSVTRPVLVSATRPTPPSAHRPPVISATRPPLAHQPPMIPARHPALPPDHQFPMVSASRPDLPSAYQPPVISATHPARPPAHRPPIISARYPELSPAHQSPVFPDTHATDTQTTTHLPQILASHTPLVTTSNAHQSLVSPDVPVLKAQATHLPIASTVQPPLTTTSRSPVPPAHQVPVPAATQPPALRTTLTSEPPQHPPNQTSLTSPTHPHSKPPQVPREGAHDRKLAPWLPSAAPTAAPTAPGEASLAGHSRRDDRWLLVALLVPTCVFLVVLLALGIVYCTRCGPHAPNKRVTDCYRWVTHAGSKGPTEPVPHRGSLTGVQTCRTSV; encoded by the coding sequence ATGCTGCTGCGCCTGCTGCTGGCCTGGGCGGCCGCGGTGCCCACGCTGGGCCAGGCCCCCTGGGCGGCCGAGCCCCGGGCCATCTGTGGCCCCGGCAGCTGCTACGCGCTCTTCCCGCGGCGCCGCACCTTCCTGGAGGCCTGGCGGGCCTGCCGCGAGCTGGGGGGCGACCTGGCCACGCCGCGGACCCCCGAGGAGGCCCAGCGTGTGGACAGCCTGGTGGGGGCCGGCCCGGCCAGCCGGCTGCTGTGGATCGGCCTGCAGCGGCAGGCCCGGCAGTGCCAACCGCAGCGCCCGCTGCGCGGCTTCACGTGGACCACGGGAGACCAGGACACGGCCTTCACCAACTGGGCCCAACCAGCCACAGGGGGGCCCTGCCCGGCCCAGCGCTGCGCGGCCCTTGAGGCCAGTGGAGAGCATCGCTGGCTCGAGGGCTCGTGCACGCTGGCCGTCGATGGCTACCTGTGCCAGTTCGGCTTCGAGGGCTCCTGCCCCGCGTTGCCAGATGAGGCGGGCCAGGCGGGCCCTGCGGTCTACACCACGCCCTTCCACCTGGTCTCCACCGACTTTGAGTGGCTGCCCTTCGGCTCCGTAGCTGCCGTGCCCTGCCAGGCTGGCAGAGAGGCCTCCCTGCTGTGCGTGAAGCAGCCCGAGGGCCGCGTGGGCTGGTCTCGGGCCGGGCCCTTGTGCCCAGGGACCGGCTGCGGCCCGGACAATGGGGGCTGCGAGCATGAGTGTGTGGAGGAGGTGGATGGTCGCGTGTCCTGCCGCTGCGCCGAGGGCTTCCGGCTGGCAGCCGACGGGCGAAGCTGCGAGGACCCCTGTGCCCACGCCCCGTGTGAGCAGCAATGTGAGCCCGGTGGGCCGCAGGGCTACAGCTGCCACTGTCGCCTGGGTTTCCGGCCGGCCGAGGATGAGCCGCACCGCTGCGTGGACACGGACGAGTGCCAGATCGCCGGCGTGTGCCAGCAGATGTGCGTCAACTACGTCGGTGGCTTCGAGTGCTACTGCAGCGAGGGCCACGAGCTTGAGGCCGATGGCATCAGCTGCAGCCCTGCGGGGGCCACGGGCGCTCGGGCTTCCCAGGACCTAGGGGACGAGTTGCTGGACGACGGGGAGGACGAAGAGGATGAACACGAGGCCTGGGAGACCTTTGATGGTGGCTGGACAGAGGTGCCTGGGATCCCATGGATGGAGGCCACGCAGCCACCTGACTTCGGCCTGGCCTACAGACCTAGTTtcccagaggagggagagcaTCGGATGCCCTACCTGGACCCCACCTGGCCACCCCCACTGAGTGCCCCCAGAGGCCCCTACCACTCCTCGGTGCTCTCCGTCACCCGGCCTGTGTTGGTCTCTGCCACACGCCCCACACCGCCTTCTGCCCACCGACCCCCTGTCATCTCTGCCACCCGCCCGCCCCTGGCCCATCAGCCCCCCATGATCCCTGCCAGGCACCCAGCTTTGCCTCCTGACCACCAGTTCCCCATGGTCTCAGCCAGCCGCCCAGATCTGCCCTCTGCCTACCAGCCCCCTGTTATCTCTGCCACTCACCCAGCACGACCCCCCGCGCACCGGCCCCCCATTATCTCAGCCAGATACCCTGAACTGTCCCCTGCCCACCAGTCCCCTGTGTTTCCGGACACCCATGCCACTGACACTCAGACCACCACTCATTTGCCTCAAATCCTTGCCAGCCACACCCCTCTGGTCACGACTTCCAACGCCCATCAATCCCTTGTCTCCCCAGATGTCCCAGTCCTTAAAGCCCAGGCCACTCACCTTCCCATTGCCTCGACGGTCCAGCCCCCTCTGACCACTACCTCCAGATCCCCTGTGCCCCCTGCCCATCAAGTTCCTGTACCTGCTGCCACCCAGCCCCCGGCCCTCCGCACTACCCTCACCTCAGAGCCCCCTCAGCATCCCCCTAACCAGACTTCACTCACCAGCCCTACACACCCCCATTCCAAACCCCCACAAGTCCCAAGGGAAGGTGCCCATGACCGCAAGCTGGCCCCATGGCTGCCCTCAGCAGCCCCCACAGCAGCTCCGACAGCCCCGGGGGAGGCCAGTCTGGCAGGCCACAGCCGGAGGGATGACCGGTGGCTGCTGGTGGCTCTCCTCGTTCCAACGTGCGTCTTCTTGGTGGTCCTACTCGCACTGGGCATCGTGTACTGCACCCGCTGCGGCCCCCACGCACCCAACAAGCGAGTTACCGACTGCTATCGCTGGGTCACCCACGCTGGGAGCAAGGGCCCAACAGAACCAGTGCCCCACCGGGGCAGCCTCACGGGGGTGCAGACCTGCAGAACCAGCGTGTGA